Below is a genomic region from Mustela lutreola isolate mMusLut2 chromosome 1, mMusLut2.pri, whole genome shotgun sequence.
GTGTACCTCGTGCATTATCTTCTCAGGAGGGACTCCCTGTCCTCAGCTGAACATTCCTCTTTAcctgattctgtttctctttatacATGTAACATTTACTTATGTATCTCTCCTGTGAGCACTTTGAAGGCAAGGAATGTGTCTTGTCATAGTACTGCCAGACCCAGCATAGTGCTTAGTATTAATAAGCACTCAGTAAGAGTTGACAAATTAATCTTGGATGGATATGTACgtgggtgggtggatgagtggatggatggatggatggatggacaagtggatggatgaatggatgacggatggatggatggacggacaagtggatggatgaatgaatgacggatggatgggtggatggatggatggacagattgatgaatggatgggtgggtggttgaatagatggagagatagaaagaaggaaaaatagatgCGGTTAGAAGAGACTTTTCCCAGAGCGCAGAAACAAACTCTTCTTTTCCTACAGCATTTATTAATAACTACCATGTAGCAGGCTTTGTGCAAGGCACTTGGacatattatcccattttattctCATAACAATCCTATCAACTAAATAtaattatcccattttatatCTGTGGGAATGAAGGCCCAAGTGTTATAGCTAGAAAGTGACAGAGCTGTCTCGGGCCTCCAAACCTTCCCTCTACACCACTTTGAAACAGAAGCACTCTCTTGGGCCTCTGAACCTGCTTATTTGCCTTGAAAGACAGGGAAAACACAGCCCAACAACCTTCAATTCTGCACAGTGGAGAGGTCCCTCTTCATCCCTTCTGCAGGAGACTAAAGTCTACATCCAAGTAACACTTCCCAATACATTCTAACGAGGCTCAAAGTGGAGTAGTGCTTTATCTACTACCATTTTTCTAAAACAGTGATGCCTTACTATCTCAGTATTCTGGGTAGATTTAAGGTAAATATTCTCCTACAGAGCCAAGAGTGAGGAGCCAAAATGAACATatagtgggggtggggtgaggaggactTTACAAAAACCACATGAGCAAGACTGAAACTGCCCCTCCTAAAAGAACATGGAGACCTTTGGCTGGAAAGGTAAGAGACTCATCCGGAGCCCCATGGGGAGCTCACAcaagaaagacaaggaaagggaTCTACACATGTTAGAGCTCCACTCCAGGAGTAAAGCCAGGCTCCCTGCATCCATCCCTTGGTCTCTGTCTTCAGTGGATAAAACTGTGGAATCCCCAAAAGCATGTGACTTGGTGGTCAGCTGGCCCAAGCTCCCATAGACATGTCCATATGTCTTACATAGACACTGAATCAGGGAACAAGAGACACTTGACTGAGTTTACAGTGCACTTCAGGGAAGGCATCTGTGTGAGGACCCAGGTATGCTTACACCAGGGcatactctttttctctcccttgtctttcctctttctctgcctgatgtCTGTTCACCAGGGCATACATATCATTTAGCAATGACCATTTACTGAACCACCCTCTGTGTTAAGATCCAATCATATGCTGCAAAGAGTTCTACCTCCTTAACCACAACACTACACCAAGGTTTTGATGGTTGTGAGAAAAAGGAGTGAATgggaggagatgggagaagaggtTTGCTCAGGGAAAGCATTGGCCATGACATAACTCCAGAGCAGAATTTTGCATGGTAGAAACAATATTTGCCTAACTCTGTGACACACATCTACAGCATAATAATTGCCTGGACATCTGTCTCTCATCATCTCATGCTCCACTCTTAGCAGAATCTCTTTTTTACACCCTCATCTCCtttctgagggatttgaagtggaaACATCATAAAGCACAGCTGAAGTCAACCTTTAAAATGAGAGTTACAAGTCAAAATATAGGTAAAGAGTgagataaacatataaaatgagataaatataaattactaCATAAAATAGGCACTGAGCTTCCTAGAAgtcaagacaaaaggaaaaatgtgatACACTCCATAATTTTTAAGAGCTAATAAATGGTAATATAGAATAGCTGGTAGGATGTGGGCTCTGCGTTCATAGTGTCTGGATTCAGAACCTATATTGATCAGCTATCAATGCAGCTCTACCTCTGTTCACACTTAATGCCTGGCCTCTCTGTGCTTGCAGGTTGCTCCATCACTGAGGCTGTGACAATTCTGGGGAACAAGCTCAGAGATTACCAGGGGCAGTTCAACACCACCCACCTGCTGGCCCTCTGTGACTACTTCCACAACACTTTTATCCGCCACTACAAACTCTACCAGTATGTCCTGGGCCAGGACCAGGAGGTCAACCTGACCGTCACACACCTGGAAGTGTGTGCgccaccccatcccctccctcTGGCTGAGGGCATGGACAGGGACATCTGGCAGCTTGAGCAGCAGATGGCAGAACTCAATATGGCTGAGGTGCAGAAACGCACGAATATGTTGCTTCTAAAGGAGGCATTGCACCTGGAGCAAGAGCACAAGCTACAGAAAACATTCTTGGAGGTGCCCGAGCAGCCCAGTCGGGTTCTGAAGAGAGAGGTAAGGCTGTGCCTGTGAGGTGGAAAGATGTTCACCTGTCACATACAAATGCCCATTCCTACCAAGAAAACATGGCGGCTGGAGTCAGACTCACAGAGAGGACCCCATTGTCTGCACACATGGGAtggggcagaaggggacagacagAAACTGAACATGGGCCACAGGTTTTGTGTGCATGTTTCATGAAACATCTCTGTGAGATGTAATTCATGTACCCATTTTAGTAATGAGAGTAGTGGAGCTCAGGGAATTTAATTGACTCACCCAGGGTCACCAAGCTAGCAAGGGGTAGAGTTTACATTTAGGCTAAGGCTTGGCTGACCCCAAAGTCCAAGTTCTTTCCACTGCAACATTCCTCAGTGACAGATTCCACTAAAGAAGACCCTAGActctgaatcaccacaaattctCTCAGTGCCCTTCATCCTTTGAGGCCTTGTAGTTGGGGAAGATGATACAGGAAGGGCCAGTGGAGATAGTCCAAGTGGGTAATATGCTGAGATAGTCAAAGGTGTGGGGCTAGGGGGTCAGAGAGAACCTAGAAGAGTCTGGCATGGATCTAAGAAATTGGGATCCTTCGTTGACCACTCTTAAGACCACTGAGGCTCCAGGAGCCAGAGGCTCAATGACCAGCTCTTTACTAATGGTAACTAGGATAGCCCCAGAGCCACCAACTTCTTAAGGGCCTGGAAgagtccaaattcattttttaatctaGACATAGGCACTTATATCATCACTGTCACATCATCTGTAAACACAGAGACAATTGTCCTCATATGTGTGTACACAATTGTGTTCATGTGTTGGGGAGATTGGGGCTGAAATGGAGGTAGAGAATCCCAGAGCCTATATATTTCAAAAGGTCTCTAAATCATCAGCCAAAGAGTGACTGGACCTATGAAATAttcccttaaatatatataaaacatggggaaaatctttaaagagaaattagCACAGCAGAATAGATGATACTCTTCTAAGGTTAAGTCTTCAGAGAAATAACACATCAGGCTGCCATGCAATCTTAGAGCATTAAGATATCCAGCAAACAAGAACACAGCAGAATCTAAGCAACAGCTTGTCTCTACCCGCTCTGGGGGACCTTACTCTAGAATGTGTGGACAAGGCCAGAAATGTGAGGGGCCGCCTTCCCTCCCACTCTTGCTTCTTCTTGTTCACACAGttgtccctctctgcccctcccagcttcCCTTGCCAGCCCTCATTACTTTGCTGTTGGCCCTGCCTGGTAGAGCTCATGGACTAGAATCCCCTCCACTGTGTGTCTTTAGTCTTGTGCCTGAGCTGGAGATGATGAACACCACAGGATAAACATGATACATCCTCTTGGAGAATGATCCTTCCCAAGGACTTAGgggaagaatattatttttatataaaaacagtCAGGAGATAGTACAGGGAAAATGTCAGGTTTTGCgtgaatttttaagttaaaatatgaGATCACAAAGAGATATCTTCTAGGCAATCAGATATTCCAAGAATGTCCCCTCCAGACAAGCACAAATTCTCCTCTACAGTTTGGTTGTTCAAACGGGGAATTTGGAGAAACACAGTTACATGGTCCATGTCTCCAGGATTCCATGATGCCATAGTCCTGATTGAGATGACAGATAGTGTCTCCTGTTTAACATGGCAGATGGTGGCTGAGTTTCTATTCTTCCCATGACTGGCTGGTTGAGGAACAGGCCCACTGTCTGAGTAACTTGCCCTGTCCCTTCTGATAAAGCCTGCTACTAGAACTTCAAGATGTAAAAATGAGATGAGGGCAGGAGGGTAGGGAAGGGGGATAACATCCAAATGGAACACGCATTGATCAGAAGGTATGGGAATATGGGACTGGCCTATAGACCCAGAACAATATTAGTAATAAACGACGCACTCAAATAGGGTTATTGCTACAGTAGTCCTGAAGcgagaaggaaagaaagtccaaAAAGAGAGCTATGGGAAAGGGCTATGGGACAGGAGGTGTAGTGTAAGGAGAGGATCAGAGCCAGGGCCAGCCCACAGCAGACTGGGAGGGAGGCGAGAGACTTCATTCTCTTTCCAGCCTCAGATCTCCTGCCAGCGCCTCCCATTGGCTGAATTCAGCCTAAAGCCAGAGGGGTAAGGTAGCCAGTTGAGACAGCCTTTGTAAGTCAGACTCTCAGAGCACAGAGTAGGGTGGAGAATGGTGGCCAAGAGAGCTGGTGGGGGAAATGGAAAGTTCTAGAGTACAGAAAAAGGAGCTGATGTGTTCAGCATTGGATCCTGTGGAAGGACTATATCTTCAGACAGCCTCAGCCTTTCCTAGGGCCCTGATCACCAGCCACATTCCATTTCTTACAGGAGTTAGAAAATCTCATCAGTGAGGCCATTCACATCCAGATCGAATGCCTGAAGGAGCTGCTGCAGTATGAGATACAaataacttttgacattttggaTCTGAAACTTCAGAAGAAGACTTTGAACCTCAATGCTCCTATTCCTTCCCCACTTGCAATCACTGGCCAGCAAGGGCAAGATGAATCTCTTAAGTTCAACAAagcaaacaaaggaaagaaagcaaaagcaaagaagaagtagaaagccatTGGTGTCCATTGACTGAAGACACTGACTGAGGAAAAGCCGTTGACAATTTTGGAAGTATTATGTGATGTGCTCAGCACCCAGTAGATCAAAGGTTTCTagcaattaaaagaaataaaataacagtcctcatatttcctcttctgtcttcctctATCTTCTATCCCATGAAAATCCAACCCAAATGGATTTTTCCTGCGTGGTGGAAGAAAGCTGTCttactctgctgagcacagaattTGTGTTGCATGGGCAGGCAAACATCACTTGTTAACTAAGGCTGAGTTTAGACGCTAAAGATAGAACCACCACCAGTAGGTTTAAGTGGATAAGAGTGAGGGTGACACCAGACACCAGGAAGGAATTCCAGCTAACACAGTGGTTCTCTGGCTAGAGTGGGAACAGGACCTAGGATTCTGTTTCCATTCTGCAGTTTGTACAACAGGACTGACAGCCCACAGCCTGTTATGCACATGCCAGTCTCTCTGCTAGAAGACCTAGAGCTGCCTAGAACCTATGCAAAACTCTTCGTTTTGTGAGAACCTACATCACTTAGACTGAGGCAGGGGACTCGGTACTGCCCGAAGCCAGAAACCTGCCTTTGAACCCAACTCTGCTTCTGGTCTGCTGTGTGACCCTGCCCACATCCCTTCTATCTCTAGGGcccagctctccctctctcttaggTGGGGTAGTTGCCAGCTGGTGTCAGGTCTTTCTCCCACTCTAACCTGGAGATGATGAAGCAAGGTTAGCTATTCCCATTTTTCAAGGGGTTCAAGAGTCAATGGGATCAAGTACCACCTCAAGGTCACacaagagggagtgagagaattaGGACTAAAGTTCAGGTGTCTGGACTCTTATTTCTGCACTTTTTCCCCTACAGCATCATGTCTCATGGTGATAGGGAAACAAATCCTGCAGTAGTTGGCTTATTACAGCCATGTAACTGATAAGAGACTGTGGCCTCCAGGATCAGGGCAGAAAAGATATTGCCACTCACtgtctctttcactttcttggcAAGAAACTGGGCTGAAAGCTCTGTTCTCATGTCCAGGAGACACTGGAAGTAGTGGTTGTCAATCAAGTATAAAAGGGTTTATAGCTCCTTCTTACCTTGCCTTTCCCCACATGGATGGTGGCTCAACCATTTCATCCATACTCAGGGTCCCAGACTTGTCCTGTCCCTGTGTCTGGTGCCCAGATAGACCCACAAAACCCCTGAGGCTTTGAAACCTTTCCGTCTCAGGCCACTTAGACCCTAAGGTATGGATAGTGGTCTGTTGGTGCTATCGTCCCCACTGGACCTGGACCTTTCCCAGGAAGTCTCCTGCCAAGGGACCCCAAGTCAC
It encodes:
- the C1H8orf74 gene encoding uncharacterized protein C8orf74 homolog, which encodes MALLTPQGVKKVFQFQKPKGREHLRRLLNWEEFDEVRDSRQSILLDTLYESIIFAVGKGFPWVEVTKVVKFTEELLKETKGCSITEAVTILGNKLRDYQGQFNTTHLLALCDYFHNTFIRHYKLYQYVLGQDQEVNLTVTHLEVCAPPHPLPLAEGMDRDIWQLEQQMAELNMAEVQKRTNMLLLKEALHLEQEHKLQKTFLEVPEQPSRVLKREELENLISEAIHIQIECLKELLQYEIQITFDILDLKLQKKTLNLNAPIPSPLAITGQQGQDESLKFNKANKGKKAKAKKK